In a genomic window of Thermodesulfobacteriota bacterium:
- the argS gene encoding arginine--tRNA ligase: protein MRARLAEIISGALDGAVKDGAIKNKKPVIIEKPKKEEFGDFSTNLAMLLAPLEKRSPREVAAELAGRIAASPEVTKCEVAGPGFINIFLEHSFWLKLLTEILEKSDTFGDSDVGAGKKVQVEFVSANPTGPLHIGHGRGAAVGVTLARVLEACGFEVTREYYVNDLGLQMEILGESVRLRREELSGKEITFPDDHYKGEYIKEIAGEYDKEVASFGKDDSLPTCGEFAADAILYGIKKDLSDFGVEFDVWCRESSLDERGLIAEAIDALKEKGFVEERDGATWFLTETKELGDDKDRVLIKTDGQRTYLASDVAYHREKLQRGFDTIVDVWGADHHGYQGRIKAVFKAFGEDEKKLKVIFIQLVSLLRDGEPVAMSTRAGEFVTLREVMDEVGSDACRFFFLMRKSDAHLDFDLEVAKKAAPENPVFYVQYCHARIHSIMAFALEKGVEMPEEFDDALLGRLELKDEVAIIKQLGGFGEVVERAALEMEPHRVTFYLQDLAGLFHPYYNRTRVVTDDLELSRARLLLSKAVATVVARGLNLLGVSAPVKM, encoded by the coding sequence GTGAGGGCGCGCCTTGCCGAAATAATCTCCGGGGCCCTTGACGGGGCCGTTAAAGACGGCGCTATAAAGAATAAGAAGCCCGTCATTATCGAAAAGCCCAAGAAGGAGGAGTTCGGGGACTTTTCCACCAACCTGGCGATGCTCCTCGCCCCGCTCGAAAAGCGTTCCCCCCGCGAGGTCGCCGCAGAGCTTGCGGGGAGGATCGCCGCCTCGCCCGAGGTTACGAAGTGCGAGGTCGCCGGGCCCGGCTTCATAAACATCTTCCTCGAGCATTCGTTCTGGTTAAAACTCCTTACCGAGATACTTGAAAAGAGTGATACATTCGGCGACTCCGACGTCGGCGCGGGCAAAAAGGTGCAGGTAGAGTTCGTGAGCGCCAACCCCACCGGGCCGCTCCACATAGGGCACGGCAGGGGCGCGGCCGTGGGCGTTACCCTCGCAAGGGTCCTCGAAGCCTGCGGCTTCGAGGTCACGCGCGAGTACTACGTAAACGACCTGGGGTTGCAGATGGAGATACTCGGCGAGTCCGTCAGGCTTCGGCGGGAAGAGCTTTCGGGGAAAGAGATAACGTTCCCGGACGACCACTACAAAGGGGAGTACATAAAGGAGATAGCCGGGGAGTACGATAAAGAGGTAGCTTCTTTCGGTAAGGACGATTCGCTTCCCACATGCGGTGAGTTTGCCGCGGACGCTATACTCTATGGCATAAAAAAGGATTTAAGCGACTTCGGCGTGGAGTTCGACGTATGGTGCCGGGAGAGCTCCCTCGACGAGAGAGGGCTTATAGCGGAGGCGATAGACGCGCTCAAGGAAAAAGGTTTTGTCGAGGAGAGGGACGGCGCCACGTGGTTCCTGACTGAAACCAAAGAGTTGGGGGACGACAAGGACAGGGTCCTCATAAAGACCGACGGCCAGAGGACCTACCTGGCCTCGGACGTCGCCTACCACCGGGAGAAGCTCCAGCGCGGGTTCGATACGATAGTCGACGTCTGGGGCGCGGACCATCACGGGTATCAGGGGAGGATAAAGGCGGTATTCAAGGCCTTCGGTGAAGACGAAAAAAAACTAAAGGTAATCTTCATCCAGCTCGTTAGCCTCTTAAGGGACGGCGAGCCCGTGGCCATGAGCACGCGGGCCGGAGAGTTCGTGACGCTCCGCGAGGTGATGGATGAGGTCGGCTCCGACGCCTGCCGCTTCTTTTTCCTCATGCGTAAGTCCGACGCGCATCTGGACTTCGACCTCGAGGTGGCGAAGAAGGCCGCACCGGAGAACCCGGTCTTCTACGTGCAGTACTGCCACGCGCGCATACACAGCATCATGGCTTTCGCCCTGGAGAAGGGGGTCGAGATGCCCGAGGAGTTCGACGACGCGCTTCTCGGGAGGCTTGAGCTGAAGGATGAGGTCGCGATAATAAAGCAGCTCGGCGGCTTCGGGGAGGTCGTGGAGCGCGCCGCGCTCGAGATGGAGCCCCACCGGGTGACTTTTTACCTTCAGGACCTTGCCGGGCTTTTTCATCCTTATTACAATCGCACCCGCGTGGTCACCGACGACCTGGAGCTCTCGCG
- a CDS encoding nitrilase-related carbon-nitrogen hydrolase → MKKCVKTAGIQLAPTPDREKNIEKVRELVGLAAKGGAQIVCLPQLFAAQWFPAVIDKKNFSLAEPEDGPTISALKELAAAEGVVLICPVFEKDGEDYFNTAFILGPGGGVIGKYRKVHVPQIPLWEERAYFKPGDLGFPVFETPFARVGVQLCWDVFFPEGMRVLALKGAEAVFAPTASAFYHSRGKWERAIRAAAHANGIFVFRVNRVGKELAQEFYGRSFCTGPDGEYVLKPCGSSEGVVLADLDLGEIGETRSEWVFLKDRRPGEYGEIVGKSK, encoded by the coding sequence GGCATACAACTCGCCCCGACCCCTGATAGAGAGAAGAACATCGAGAAGGTGCGGGAACTCGTCGGGCTCGCCGCGAAGGGCGGGGCGCAGATAGTGTGCCTCCCGCAGCTTTTCGCCGCGCAGTGGTTCCCCGCCGTCATAGACAAGAAGAACTTTTCCCTGGCCGAGCCGGAGGACGGCCCCACGATAAGCGCTTTAAAGGAGCTTGCGGCCGCCGAGGGCGTGGTCCTTATATGTCCGGTATTCGAAAAGGACGGGGAGGACTACTTCAATACCGCCTTTATTCTGGGCCCCGGCGGCGGGGTTATCGGCAAGTACCGTAAGGTCCACGTCCCCCAGATCCCACTCTGGGAGGAGCGGGCCTACTTCAAGCCAGGCGACCTGGGCTTTCCCGTCTTCGAGACCCCGTTTGCCCGTGTGGGTGTCCAGCTCTGCTGGGACGTCTTCTTTCCCGAGGGGATGAGGGTGCTCGCGCTCAAGGGGGCGGAGGCGGTCTTCGCGCCCACGGCCTCCGCCTTCTACCACTCCCGCGGGAAGTGGGAGCGGGCCATTAGGGCGGCGGCGCACGCCAACGGTATCTTCGTCTTCAGGGTAAACCGCGTGGGCAAGGAGCTCGCCCAGGAGTTCTACGGGCGGAGTTTTTGCACCGGGCCGGACGGGGAGTACGTACTAAAGCCCTGCGGCTCCTCCGAGGGGGTGGTGCTCGCCGACCTCGACCTCGGCGAGATAGGGGAGACGAGAAGCGAGTGGGTATTCCTTAAGGACAGGAGGCCCGGGGAGTATGGGGAGATCGTGGGGAAGAGTAAGTGA